The segment AGTCCGTCTGCTCTCAGACCGAGAGCTGCTGAACACCAGGACAGAGCAGTTTGGCCTGCTCACTATTGTGACTCTGGAGGCTGATTTAGGACTGTCCAGTTCTGTCAAATGCATCGCCTACAACACTATGGGCAATGCCACTCTGTTGATGTCTTTACCTCACTGTAAGCTCATCTGTTTATGTTTAAAGCAGAACAAACTTTTGAattcttatatatttttttatattacaggTCATATTTATATCTATATTGGTGTTAGCATTGGAGTAGCTCTTCTGCTTTTAAGCATACTCCTCCTAGTAGTGGCAAGAAAATAGTATGTAAAATCTCATAATGTTATTTGATTTATGTAcatgattaaataaaacaaataataatatttataagtTTATTAAGAGTCAACATTGTATGGGACTGTTTGCCTAAAAATGATGTTTGTATGTTTCTGCAGTTCTCAGATAAGATGTGACAATGAATCTGCTATTGAACACAACCATGACCTAGGGCTGGGGAATCCACAATACGCTGTTCCAATGAGGTAAAAGCTTCCATTTCTTTTAAACATTGTGCTTTTCTTTGTCCAAATATGTAATTTGTTTTTGCCGCTGTCTGATAAACAGAAGTAAATGTGCTGATGTCCATTACAGTGATCACACATACGGTAACGAAGAGGTATGCAAGTCTCATCTTGTAATAATCACTCTggtcaaacaaacacaaattaatTCACTTTTCACTCTTCACTTTTTCTCTATAGATCTTTGATCCAGAGGATGATGCGTTGTATGCTAATGTTAGACATTAACTGACTCTCGCTATCCTGTAATGTCAGATGTTTGGTAAAGAAACACAGCGACATGACTAAAACAAGTTAACAGCTCAGTTCTTAACTCCTCAGTACCAGAATGCTTCTTGTGTGTAGTAAAAGCTGACTGAACTAAGGGTAACAACCACAAGAGGgagctgtttttcattttatttcaaacagTTCCAATCAGGTGACTCCCCAtgtcaagttactggtcagatctgtggaaagggaAGCCCACTTAACAAATTATGTTCTTAGTGTGCATGCACGTTGTTCTTGGTATttatagtaataaaaaaaagataaaatgaataaaagcaaGACAGACAACTTTAATACCAAActgttaaacatttaaaacaaagcaataacatctgtttGGAGACAATCAGATGGCAGACCTCCATCAgtgaagttacataatgcactttgaaCTCTTTTTTGTCCAACAATGACAACCCTTGATCACATGTTAAAATCTCTTACTTTAACAGTTTTAATTTTAAGATAATTTTAAAACCACTTGCTTCAGATTATTGATGATGGAGATATGTTGAAGAATGTGGTGTTGTGCAGGAGCTGCCATCACATGAGGACAAGCTCATGAGTCTTAATCCCCTCAGCTCACCTCATTGGTATGCAGCCGATGAACCTCTGCTGCATGGTCTTTATGTGGATATGAGATATATGGGGAAATCagggaaataaaaaacaactttattgaTTGCACAGTGAGAAAGAACAGAGCTTAATACATAATAAAGTGAAGTTAGAGCATAACGTCTGTATGCAACAAAACCAAGATAAGTAATTTGAACAAATGTATAAGTTGGAAAATTAGTATagaaaatattaacattttatctatctatctatctatctatctatctatctatctatctatctatctatctatctatctatctatctatctatctatctatctatctatctatctatctatctatctatctatctatctatctatctatctatctatctatctatctatctatctatctatctatctatctgtctgtctatttaTCTATACAGTCAAAATGCTCATTCATCCAAAAGTGACCACAACAGACATTTCACAGGTATTATGTGACTAGATGATGAGACTGGAATAATGACATTAGACACACAAAGCCAATACATAGTACACATTCTTAGAGAAAATAGTATTTTTGGAAAATAATAGAGTTCTCTTACACAATTCAAGgatacatttcaaatagaaagCTGCATGACAAGATATTTACTGACAAAGCATTTTTGCAGTGTGTAGTAAATGACTAGATCAGCTCTTTttgtcaaaactgaaaaaaattgtgTGAGATGTCATTTGGTTCCTACAAATTCtgtttttgtgctttgtttATACTGACTTACTACTGCAATGTGGTTCCTTAATAAAAACGTAAGCTGTTGTATTATTTCATTGTAAATTCACAGGCCTACTACATGCTCTAGTCTACAACAATCTATTTGCAATACATtattcaaaaaatataataatttgtaaataaatctacaaaagtTAAGCAGAAAGCAGCActgaatgaaaataattttttgttgcaattttacacacatttagacaTTGTAAAGCTTTAGTAATACTTTAGTTTTGTTAAACATTGGCATATATACTTTCATCCATATCTGTAGGAGTGTCAGACCAGTGTGACAGAGGCTGTGAACACAAACACTTATTAGCAAACAATTATAGCCATAGCAGGGTTAAAAAGAGAACTGAAAGTGTGAagttaaaagtacatttacatgTTATTTACTGTTATATTTATTGTTGTCAAAATAACACTAAAAATAAGGTATGAAAAAACCTTCCCGAAGTACCATAGTTTCCTTTGAAATACATATTAATAGCATTTTAGATTAGTCCTTTATTTGACACCTGCTGAACTAAGAGCAGTGCCAGTGGAGGGGCAGGGAAAGAGATGTACTGTGACATGTAATGTGCTCAGAAACTCATATGGGGctaattttaaatgtacttaagtattataacatgttttaatatcTTCTAAATCATGTGTACGTATACAAACTTTAACCATACTGTTTGTACCTGGAGGTTGCCATACACTGGTTCATCATCAATAACCTTCACTCCTGGATCTTGAGGGGTGCTTTTAGTCAAACCAGACAATTCACTAAAACAATCACCAAAAAATGATTAATTActacaaaagttaaaaagtagatttttcctCAATGGTGGTTAATGtagataataataaattactCTTTGGTTTGATTCACTGAGCTTTGGCTAAAGTTTGCGTAGTATTCAGATGCAGTTCTGTTTAAAGACTGTGACCTGGGGgagaaaaaatatttatgattattacttttataaactaaataataatgcaaaaacatATTATGAAGTTATACCAATGAGAAACACAATCTTATTCTTTATTTCCCACATGGCCCTGAGCGTGTATAACCtatttgtgaaatattttaatcCCTCTCATTTTGTTTGCCAATAGGACGGACACAAAAACAAGCTCAAAATTACCTGTGGAATTTTCTGTAGATGAGAAAAACTATCAAAGCAACTATCCCCACCATGAACACGGAGGCAACAGGAACAGCTACAAATGTGATGTGAAGCAATGAGGAGGCTGGAGTTTGTGTTGTAACCACTGTAAATGAAAGattataaaaacagctttataatTCTGAATTGGGTTAttgttttcaaataaataatttaaatttacagtCAGTGAGTTGGCTTTCAGTTGGGTAAATTATGGTTGTCCTGCTTGTAGTATGAGGTCTAGTTCTGATTTCCACTTCTGTTACCTCTACCGCTGAAAACAAAGTTGTTAGACAAACTTTTTCGATCCATGAGTGAAATCACAGGGACACAGAAAGAGCAACTGGCTAAATAAAGAATAGTTATAATCTGAATAATACTAGCAGGAAATTAACCAATCAATCAATTATTACATtgcttttacattattttcataAGTCATAAAGTCATACCTGGAGGACTGGTCACTGGTCTTCTTATTGCACCCGCTAATAACAATAACAGAGTTACCATATACCATAAACCTGTATACAATGACTGCTTACCAATAAGTCCTTACCATTTACTTGAATGGAAACAGTGTCTGTGTAGAAACTGTATGGTTTTGTCACAATGACTCTCACATAGAGGCCGGATACATCATGTATTATGTTCTTAATCAGAAGAGAGCAATTCCCATCATGCACATTACCAACCAGTGAAGTCCGTCCTCTGTATGTTTCAATAATTTTAGAAGAATCTGGGTGAAAAATACATGGATTTTGATCATTCTTTCGGGGTTtgttttcttcctttttccAGTAAACTGTCACATTATTTGAGCGAAACTCAAGTGGATAGGTAAATCTGCATGGGATCACAACATCTGAACCATTGAGTACATCAATGTGGCTATTTACGTCAACTTTCCAGCctttattgaagaaaaaaaaaagattaaccAATTAATTTTAACTTATTAATACAGGCTTCTATAGTAGGATAAAAATGGCCCTTACCATTTATACCAGATATCATAATAGGCGCAAATATAAAAGACATCCATAAGGGCAGCGTTAGCATTGACAAATCCATTTAACTTCTGGCAGTTTACTGTTTACAGACTATGTTATATTTTAAGTAATAGATGTGTTTTTCATGGGTGTGTTTTCCTGTTACTCAGAGTGTGAAACGAAGTCAGCACTACATTTACTTTTAGAAGATCCACTTCACTTCCTGTGAGAAAAACTACTTTTGgtcaaaatgtcatttaaaggtTGTGTGCAGTGGAATAGTCTTCCCACTTTTGTAAGGGAGGCAcccacttttactacatttaaaaggtatttaaaggagtggcttagatcaacacaaacatgtgaacacaatTCATAGTTACTCAGTTTTAGCTTTACATAAAATACTCGACCTATAGGACTTGTACAATACACCTTGCACTTTAGGTTATGTGCAATACACTttgcactttagaacttgtgcaatac is part of the Periophthalmus magnuspinnatus isolate fPerMag1 chromosome 16, fPerMag1.2.pri, whole genome shotgun sequence genome and harbors:
- the LOC129456906 gene encoding myelin-associated glycoprotein-like, producing MQQTANTVLSVKYAPEIRNASSCFWDGHHVRCMCIVDSNPPSEVRLLSDRELLNTRTEQFGLLTIVTLEADLGLSSSVKCIAYNTMGNATLLMSLPHCHIYIYIGVSIGVALLLLSILLLVVARKYSQIRCDNESAIEHNHDLGLGNPQYAVPMRSKCADVHYSDHTYGNEEIFDPEDDALYANVRH